In Asterias amurensis chromosome 4, ASM3211899v1, one genomic interval encodes:
- the LOC139935874 gene encoding uncharacterized protein produces the protein MAEAALQTETTCKIRHVHIECPICLSRFTDPKILDCLHSFCLKCLQELIDKQDPKTDLIICPMCKKETSITDEGISDLLSCFFLSSLIDDVINLEGPKEGINPPVLTCEGCDEGLESVSRCVDCEVNYCKTCLTIHAKLKSHRHHQIVNAVGSSKQRPKDKNKTEAQKCRKHTDQELFFYCDTCELLVCPKCAVFDHRASNHNLSEINDSIRSYRRAVDEALQKFDECRKQFQKVDDSIKYSQQSLQLMVDQALRDIVAKEEEEITNIRNASRLLQEAVTQIGQEKGEGFESIQSSNHDKMSRAEQIVASVNDLMQHADNFELLDLKPKVMHNLDFHKELQFQTVQHSKSFIGFKGHDIVTDADLGEILEEEKWEVKTEFGKEGEGEGEFKLAGDVACFSNGDIVVIDSRRWLLSTFTSKGSYKSTGVQSGTEDGQLKQPCNVAVTSDDLLLVTDGQDVKVYDRELRYIRQFRPTQNQVEGQSKSLLRGIAVDKKDRIAVADSKRKVISLHNMDGSIISTIHHDDISSECHLSVSSEQRLIFTDFYNKKLVCVDFIGNEVFNISTSIDGKPLKPFGVCCDDAGDIYVSVFYNHDVTREVHHYDASGEHIGCVARGLYNPLAMTFTPTGDLIVADSHSVKVINRVFR, from the exons ATGGCCGAAGCTGCTTTACAAactgagaccacttgcaagattagacatgtacacatcgaatgcccaatctgcctgagtcggttcaccgatccgaaaatcctagactgtcttcacagcttctgcttaaaatgtcttcaggaacttaTAGACAAACAGGATCCGAAGACGGATCTTATTATTTGCCCAATGTGTAAAAAGGAAACGTCAATCACAGATGAGGGAATATCGGATCTTCTTAGCTGCTTTTTCTTGAGCTCGCTTATCGACGACGTCATCAATCTTGAAGGTCCGAAGGAGGGCATTAACCCTCCTGTCTTGACttgcgaaggatgcgacgaaggtcttgaatccgtctcacggtgtgttgactgtgagGTGAATTATTGCAAGACATGTCTGACAATCCACGCGAAATTAAAAAGTCACAGGCATCATCAAATCGTTAATGCTGTCGGTTCGTCAAAACAGCGACCCAAAGACAAGAATAAAACTGAAGCACAAAAGTGCCggaaacacactgaccaggaactgtTTTTCTATTGCGACACGTGTGAATTACTTGTGTGTCCTAAATGTGCGGTGTTCGATCACCGAGCGTCCAACCACAATCTCTCTGAAATCAATGATTCCATTCGATCTTATCGTCGAGCTGTTGATGAAGCCTTGCAGAAGTTTGATGAATGTCGCAAGCAATTCCAAAAAGTGGATGACTCTATCAAATACTCACAGCAGAGTTTACAGCTCATGGTTGACCAGGCTCTTCGAgatattgtggctaaggaggaaGAGGAAATCACTAACATAAGAAACGCATCTCGCCTCCTTCAAGAAGCAGTCACCCAAATCGGTCAAGAAAAAGGCGAGGGTTTTGAGAGCATACAGAGCAGCAATCACGAtaagatgagccgtgcagagcagatcgtagcttcagtcaatgatttgatgcaacatgctgataactttgagctgctggacctcaagccaaaagttatgcacaacttagacttccacaaagagcttcagtttcaaacagtgcagcatagcaagtcattcatcgggttcaaaggtcatgatatcGTCACCGATGCAGATCtcggtgaaatactagaggAAGAGAAGTGGGAGGTGAAGACAGAGTTTGGTAAAGAAGGGGAAGGTGAGGGGGAGTTCAAGTTGGCAGGGGACGTTGCTTGTTTTAGCAATGGTGACATTGTCGTTATTGATTCAAGAAGGTGGCTATTATCCACATTTACATCAAAGGGTAGTTACAAATCTACAGGGGTTCAAAGTGGAACAGAGGACGGTCAACTAAAACAACCTTGTAATGTCGCCGTGACAtctgatgacctgcttctggttactgacggacaggatgtaaaggtttatgatagagAACTGAGATACATTCGTCAGTTCCGACCCACACAGAATCAAGTCGAGGGGCAGTCAAAGAGTCTACTACGTGGTATTGCTGTGGACAAGAAAGATCGTATTGCAGTGGCTGACAGTAAGAGAAAGGTAATATCTCTCCATAATATGGATGGATCCAtcatttccacaatacatcatgacGATATTAGTAGCGAATGCCATCTATCTGTAAGCAGCGAGCAGCGTCTGATCTTCACAGACTTCTATAATAAGAAACTAGTTTGTGTGGATTTTATTggaaacgaggtgttcaatatcagcacCTCCATTGACGGCAAACCTTTAAAACCGTTTGGTGTGTGTTGCGACGATGCTGGAGACATATATGTGTCTGTTTTTTATAACCATGATGTAACCCGTGAGGTACatcattacgatgcatcaggtgagcacatcggctgtgtagctcgTGGCTTGTACAATCCTCTAGCCATGACGTTTACTCCTACCGGTGACCTCATCGTGGCTGATTCGCACTCGGTCAAG gtgataaacagagtttttcgataa
- the LOC139936360 gene encoding uncharacterized protein has protein sequence MAEAALHTETTCKIRHVHIECPICLSRFTDPKILDCLHSFCLKCLQELIDKQDPKTDIIICPMCNKETSIPDEGLSDLLSCFFLSSLIDDVINLKGPKEDINPPVSTCEGCDEGLEAVSRCVDCEVNYCKTCLTIHAKLKSHRHHQIVNAVGVSNERPKDKDKTEAQKCRKHTDQELCFYCDTCKLLVCLKCAVFDHRASNHNLSEIKDSIRSCRRAVDEALQKFDECRKQFQKVNDSIKHSQRILQLMVDRALRDIVAKEEKEITKIRNASRLLQERVTQIGQERGEGFESIQSSNHDKMSRAEQIVASVNDLMQHADDFELLDLKPKVMHNLDFHKELQFQTVRHSKSFIGFKGHDIVTDADLGEILEEEKWEIKTKFCKYGEGEGEFKYTRDVACFSNGNVVVIDSTRCLLSTFTSKGSYKSTGVQSGTEDGKLKQPFGVTVTSDDLVLVTDGQDVKVYDRELRYIRQFRPSQNQVEGQSKSLLRGISVDKKDRIAVADCKRKVISLHNMDGSIISTIHHDDISSYYQLSVSSKERLIFTDYGNKKLVCVDFMGNEVFNISTSIDGRPVHFYGVCCDGAGDIYVSGYCRGFDSGIHHYDASGEHIGCVARGLNYYQGMKFTPTGDLIVADSHSVKILHRL, from the coding sequence ATGGCCGAAGCTGCTTTACACactgagaccacttgcaagattagacatgtacacatcgaatgcccaatatgcctgagtcggttcaccgatccgaaaatcctggactgtcttcacagcttctgcttaaaatgtcttcaggaacttaTAGACAAACAGGATCCGAAGACGGATATTATTATTTGCCCAATGTGTAACAAGGAAACGTCAATCCCAGATGAAGGATTGTCGGATCTTCTTAGCTGCTTTttcttgagctcgcttattgatgacgtcattaatctcAAAGGTCCAAAGGAGGACATTAACCCTCCTGTCTCCACATGCGaaggatgcgacgaaggtcttgaagccgtctcacggtgtgttgactgtgagGTGAATTATTGCAAGACATGTCTGACAATCCACGCGAAATTAAAAAGTCACAGGCATCATCAAATCGTTAATGCTGTCGGCGTGTCAAATGAGCGACCCAAAGACAAGGACAAAACTGAAGCACAAAAATGCCggaaacacactgaccaggaactgtgtttctatTGCGACACGTGTAAATTACTTGTGTGTCTCAAATGTGCTGTTTTTGATCACCGAGCGTCCAACCACAATCTCTCTGAAATCAAGGATTCCATTCGATCTTGTCGTCGAGCTGTTGATGAAGCCTTGCAGAAGTTTGATGAATGTCGCAAGCAATTCCAAAAAGTGAATGACTCTATCAAGCACTCACAGCGTATATTACAGCTCATGGTCGACCGGGCTCTTCGAgatattgtggctaaggaggaaAAAGAAATCACTAAGATAAGAAATGCATCTCGCCTCCTTCAAGAAAGAGTCACTcaaatcggtcaagaaagaggTGAGGGATTTGAGAGCATACAGAGCAGCAATCACGAtaagatgagccgtgcagagcagatcgtagcttcagtcaatgacttaatgcaacatgctgatgactttgagctgctggacctcaagccaaaagttatgcacaacttagacttccacaaagagcttcagtttcaaacagtgcgacatagcaagtcattcatcgggttcaaaggtcatgatatcgtcactgatgcagatctcggtgaaatactagaggAAGAAAAGTGGGAGATAAAGACAAAGTTTTGTAAATATGGGGAAGGTGAGGGGGAGTTCAAGTATACAAGGGACGTTGCTTGTTTTAGCAATGGTAACGTTGTCGTTATTGATTCAACACGGTGTCTATTATCCACATTTACATCAAAGGGTAGCTACAAATCTACAGGTGTTCAAAGTGGAACAGAGGACGGTAAactaaaacaaccttttggtgttaccgtgacctctgatgacctggttctggttactgatggacaggatgtaaaggtttatgatagagAACTGAGATACATTCGTCAGTTCCGACCCTCACAGAATCAAGTCGAGGGGCAGTCAAAGAGTCTACTTCGTGGTATTTCTGTGGACAAGAAAGATCGGATTGCAGTGGCTGACTGTAAGAGAAAGGTAATATCTCTCCATAATATGGATGGATCCAtcatttccacaatacatcatgacGATATTAGTAGCTACTACCAGTTATCTGTAAGCAGCAAGGAGCGTCTGATATTCACAGACTATGGCAATAAGAAActagtttgtgtggatttcatgggaaacgaggtgttcaatatcagcacCTCCATTGACGGCAGACCTGTCCATTTTTATGGTGTGTGCTGCGACGGCGCTGGAGACATCTATGTGTCTGGTTATTGCCGTGGCTTTGACAGTGGGATACatcattacgatgcatcaggtgagcacatcggctgtgtagctcgTGGCTTGAACTATTATCAAGGCATGAAGTTTACTCCTACCGGTGACCTCATCGTGGCTGATTCGCACTCGGTCAAGATCTTGCATCGTCTGTGA